A segment of the Colletotrichum destructivum chromosome 3, complete sequence genome:
TATCTGATCCGCTTCCGTCCTTCAGCGACGACCATCTTGATCCTCCCTCCGACCCTTTCAGTCTTGGTAATCAGTCAGCGATAGCGACGACCATGTCGaccgccgcccgccgtcgcTTGATGCGTGACTTCAAGGTCATCCACGATGTTTATACATTCCGGTGTCTAACAGAATCACTAACACTTCGAGCAGCGCATGCAAACCGACCCTCCCGCCGGCGTCTCTGCCTCCCCTGTGCCCGACAACGTCATGACCTGGTATGTCCGAACGCTCCCCGTACCCGGCCGGCTGCCTCCATAACGACATGCGGGCTAACAGCAACTCTTTTAGgaacgccgtcatcatcggaCCCGCCGATACGCCCTTTGAAGACGGAACCTTCAGACTCGTGATGCAGTTCGAGGAACAGTACCCCAATAAGCCGCCCGCGGTCAAGTTTATCAGCCAGATGTTTCACCCAAACGTCTACGCCACAGGAGAACTCTGCCTGGACATCCTGCAGAACAGATGGAGCCCTACATACGATGTCGCGGCGGTGTTGACGAGCATCCAGAGGTGAGTCGGCATgtcgggcggcggtggaTTTGTAATCCGCCCGCTGACAACATGTTCCGGGCTAACGTTGTCACAGTTTGCTTAACGACCCAAACACCGGTTCCCCCGCGAATGTGGAGGCGTCGAATCTCTACAAGGACAACCGCAAGGAGTATACGAAGCGGGTTCGCGAGACGGTTGAGAAGAGCTGGGAAGACTAGGCGGCAATGATGTCACCGTCACAACGGAACACGTACGATTTATATGAACAACATGGTCCGCTCTACCTGGTAGGGAACGGCCCTTTGGGAACAGGCTGCAGGGCTGCGCTGTGAAGCCAAACTGGGGCGCAAATTGACGTGAGCGACACCCGGGACCGGCTAGACATATTCCTTGATTTGCTTCACATTAAGCAAAACAGCCGGGGTACCCAATgagaggtggtggtgggggaaATTTGGCGTTTCGGCTCGTGCTGTCCTCTCTGAATGGCTTTTGGGGCGACCCCATGTTGCGATAGGCGTTTCGCGGATGTGCTTTTGCTCTCTTCTCTGTAGAGTCACCGGCTATCGGTGACGTTAGGTTCGTCTTCATCTGGCTTTTACAGGGGAGTTCGTGGGAAGTGCATTTGGGACCTCATCAGCAGCGAAATACCAAATCTATTGTCCAACATGCGGCCCGGCGTTTGTAATATGAATCCATCTGCGAAAGCGGAGCAGCCCCCTCCCATACACCAGGTACACAATTCTTTAGTCTGTACGTACGCAAAATAAATCGAAACCATGGCGCCAATTTGGGTAACCTTCATCAGCGACGATCCTGTCGTGTgcccggcgacggcagccCTCTAATTAGTATGTAATGCGTGCTCCAGGCCCATCCGTTTGGCCAAAAAGGCCTGTCGTGATCAGTGTATGCTGGTATTTCCAGCAGAAAGACAGGGGACTGACTTGGTCCTTGCTGGGACGGACCCCTCGGACCATCTGcctgtacctgtacctgACGGTGTGCTATGAGCGAGCGCGAAGGAAGGTACCGGCGATTGAATCGTCACTGGTGAGGTGGGCATGAAACCACCTTAGTGGAAGTGACCCCAACTGGACGGGATTGGTCCGTTCCCTTTTCTCAGGGTGTGTTTCCAAGTCCCTGGCCGACAGACTGACTTGTGACTGACTACCAGTGCCCGCCCCTGTGGACCGCAACACAGGTACCTTCCCTCtctgcacctgcacctgcacctgcgcTGTACCACATTCTGCGACCAAATAATTCCACGCGATTTCTAGCGCGTCCCCCGTCATTTGCATCTCGACCCCCCCAAAGGCAACCCCGATTCCCAAACAATACAAACCACCACGGCTCTTTATCCTCTCCCACTTTCCAGTCCGACTGCCTCTCTGGCTGCAACTGCTGCTGGTTTGTGCTGTCGCTatcctcccctccctgcatcgccgccctgcaAAACCTGCGATATGTCATTCTAACAGCCTTCCCACATCTCTGCACACCGTCATTTCATCCCGCccgtgtttgtgtgtgtcCTTTCAACACAAACCCCCGTTGCCGAGCTGCGGCCGCCGAGTGCCTTGCCGCAACCACACGCACACCCCCCCAATCTTAC
Coding sequences within it:
- a CDS encoding Putative ubiquitin-conjugating enzyme E2, ubiquitin-conjugating enzyme/RWD, translating into MSTAARRRLMRDFKRMQTDPPAGVSASPVPDNVMTWNAVIIGPADTPFEDGTFRLVMQFEEQYPNKPPAVKFISQMFHPNVYATGELCLDILQNRWSPTYDVAAVLTSIQSLLNDPNTGSPANVEASNLYKDNRKEYTKRVRETVEKSWED